Proteins encoded together in one Bradyrhizobium sp. CB82 window:
- a CDS encoding acetoacetate--CoA ligase, which translates to MKATATLELLWTPSEDKIVGSRLWDYMGWLDERQGRKFEDYEDLWRWSTSDLNTFWGSIWDYFDVRADGDPTPVLQSDAMPGVDWFPNTRLNYAEHIFRAARPVSPALVVLSETGEAREVSWEALRQQTAALAATLRRLGIKRGDRVAAYLPNRPETVVALLACASIGAIWSSCSPEMGRTMVLDRFSQIEPKVLFAADSYTYNGKTHDRAPIVEDLREGLPSVGQIIHVPGPLAAERPIRWRNVMSWGDAVSGDAELQFDRVPFSHPLWIVYSSGTTGLPKGIVHGHGGIVLTHLKTMSLQHDLRPGERLMFLASTGWIVWNLQVGALLTGASIVLYDGNPAWPDNRAIWKLLDAYDVTHFGCGAAFLTNCMKDGLRPEEFVALEKLRSISSTGSPLPVEAYRWVYDAIKSDIWLASISGGTDIASGFVSCSPVLPVHAGEIQCRELGVAAFAFNEAGEPVIDEVGELVIVKPMPSMPIFFWNDEGGRRYQESYFEQFPGRWRHGDWIRFSAAGTSQIYGRSDTTINRFGIRIGTAEIYRVVEDIAEIRDSLVVDLEYLGRESYMPLFVVLQPGLMLTDELKARIATQIRTYGSARHVPSEIFQVEEIPRTLTGKKMELPVRKLLLGTPAERVASPDSMANPASLEYFVRFAEQLNLPQRV; encoded by the coding sequence ATGAAAGCAACTGCGACTTTGGAGCTGCTGTGGACCCCGTCCGAGGACAAGATCGTCGGGTCTCGCTTGTGGGATTACATGGGTTGGCTTGATGAGCGCCAGGGTCGCAAGTTCGAGGACTACGAGGACCTCTGGCGCTGGTCGACGAGCGACTTGAACACCTTCTGGGGATCGATCTGGGACTATTTCGACGTGCGGGCAGACGGCGACCCGACCCCCGTGCTGCAATCGGACGCGATGCCCGGCGTCGATTGGTTTCCGAATACCCGCCTGAACTATGCCGAGCACATCTTCCGCGCTGCTCGGCCCGTATCGCCTGCGCTCGTCGTGCTCAGTGAAACGGGCGAGGCCCGGGAGGTTAGTTGGGAAGCTCTGCGGCAACAGACGGCCGCGCTGGCGGCAACACTGCGTCGTCTGGGCATCAAGCGGGGTGACCGCGTTGCCGCCTACCTGCCCAATCGCCCGGAGACGGTCGTTGCGCTTCTGGCGTGCGCCAGTATTGGCGCCATCTGGTCCAGCTGCTCTCCCGAGATGGGGCGAACCATGGTGCTCGATCGTTTCAGCCAGATCGAACCGAAAGTTCTGTTTGCGGCCGACAGCTACACTTATAACGGCAAGACCCACGATCGCGCGCCTATCGTCGAGGATTTGCGCGAAGGGCTTCCGAGCGTCGGCCAGATCATTCATGTTCCCGGCCCGCTCGCGGCGGAGAGACCGATCCGATGGCGCAACGTGATGAGCTGGGGCGATGCCGTCAGCGGCGACGCCGAATTGCAGTTCGATCGAGTGCCGTTCTCGCACCCGCTCTGGATCGTCTATTCCTCCGGAACGACGGGCTTGCCGAAGGGGATCGTACACGGCCACGGCGGTATCGTCCTTACCCATCTCAAAACCATGTCGCTCCAGCACGACCTGCGTCCCGGCGAACGCCTGATGTTCCTGGCAAGCACTGGATGGATCGTGTGGAACCTGCAGGTCGGTGCGCTGCTGACCGGTGCCTCGATCGTGCTGTACGACGGCAATCCGGCCTGGCCGGACAATCGGGCGATCTGGAAATTGCTGGATGCATACGACGTCACGCATTTCGGCTGCGGCGCCGCGTTTCTCACCAACTGCATGAAGGACGGCTTGCGCCCTGAGGAATTCGTCGCGCTGGAGAAGCTGCGGTCGATCAGCTCGACCGGCTCGCCGCTGCCGGTCGAGGCCTATCGGTGGGTCTACGACGCGATCAAATCAGATATTTGGCTTGCGTCGATCAGCGGCGGCACCGACATAGCTTCGGGCTTCGTGAGCTGCAGTCCTGTGCTGCCGGTCCATGCCGGAGAAATCCAATGCCGTGAACTGGGCGTCGCAGCATTCGCCTTCAACGAGGCGGGTGAACCGGTCATCGACGAGGTCGGCGAGCTCGTCATCGTCAAGCCGATGCCGTCGATGCCGATATTCTTCTGGAACGATGAGGGCGGCCGACGCTACCAGGAGAGCTACTTCGAGCAGTTTCCCGGCCGCTGGCGACATGGCGACTGGATCCGTTTTTCAGCCGCCGGGACCAGCCAGATCTACGGTCGCTCCGATACCACAATCAACCGGTTTGGCATCCGTATCGGAACCGCGGAGATCTATCGCGTTGTCGAGGATATTGCAGAAATCCGCGACAGTCTGGTTGTCGACCTCGAGTATCTCGGGCGAGAATCCTACATGCCGCTCTTTGTCGTGCTGCAGCCGGGGCTCATGCTCACCGATGAACTAAAGGCGAGGATCGCCACACAGATCCGCACCTACGGCTCCGCTCGCCACGTGCCGAGCGAGATCTTCCAGGTCGAGGAGATCCCACGCACCCTGACCGGCAAGAAGATGGAGCTTCCGGTGCGCAAGCTGCTGCTTGGCACTCCTGCCGAAAGGGTGGCGAGCCCCGATTCCATGGCGAACCCGGCGAGCCTCGAATACTTCGTCAGGTTCGCGGAGCAGCTGAACCTGCCGCAGCGGGTGTAA
- a CDS encoding SDR family NAD(P)-dependent oxidoreductase, whose translation MFERFSVEGYGAIVTGGASGIGLAFVEALADSGARVAILDVDSISLGKQVDRLSARGLDVRGHKLDVTDRKAVDQVFAEVTAEYGRLDVVFANAGIDPGIGFSNPDGSPSEAGAIENYEDERWNRNIEVNLNGIFATIRAAARHMKRGGGGGSIVVTTSIAAYLNEGMIGAAYMAAKAGAAHLARNAALELAQYKIRVNAVAPGFVVTNIGGGWLKQPEVQNSIGATIPIGRIGDADDLKGLALFLSSPASSYITGAQIPIDGGVSLGKRPA comes from the coding sequence ATGTTCGAGAGGTTCTCTGTCGAGGGATATGGCGCGATTGTCACGGGCGGCGCCAGCGGCATCGGTCTCGCTTTTGTCGAAGCACTGGCCGATAGCGGTGCACGGGTCGCGATCCTTGATGTGGACTCGATCTCCCTGGGCAAACAGGTGGACCGGCTCTCCGCAAGAGGTTTGGACGTTCGAGGTCACAAACTTGATGTGACTGATCGCAAGGCGGTCGATCAGGTCTTCGCAGAAGTCACAGCAGAATACGGACGCCTCGACGTCGTTTTTGCCAACGCAGGCATCGACCCGGGAATTGGCTTTTCCAACCCGGACGGCAGCCCGTCCGAGGCAGGTGCTATCGAAAACTACGAGGACGAGCGGTGGAACAGAAATATTGAGGTTAATCTCAATGGCATCTTCGCCACCATTCGCGCTGCCGCGCGCCACATGAAACGAGGCGGAGGAGGCGGGAGCATCGTCGTCACAACGTCGATCGCCGCCTACTTGAATGAGGGCATGATAGGGGCAGCCTACATGGCCGCGAAGGCTGGAGCAGCTCATCTGGCGCGCAACGCTGCTCTCGAACTGGCCCAATACAAAATCCGCGTGAACGCAGTCGCGCCCGGGTTCGTCGTCACGAACATAGGAGGTGGGTGGCTAAAGCAGCCCGAGGTCCAAAACTCAATAGGAGCCACGATCCCGATCGGCCGCATTGGAGACGCTGACGACCTGAAGGGATTAGCTCTTTTCCTGTCGTCCCCCGCGTCTAGCTACATTACCGGTGCGCAAATTCCGATTGATGGCGGTGTGAGTCTTGGAAAGAGGCCCGCTTGA
- a CDS encoding SDR family NAD(P)-dependent oxidoreductase: MKDIEDKVAFITGGASGIGFGMARAFLQHGVKVVIADVRQSHLDAAASALDRSNKNYHLIRLDVTDRESTARAATETEKVFGKVHILCNNAGVSSMVPMEDASFADWDFVMNINVGGVVNGVATFVPRIRAHGEGGHIVNTSSMAGILALPNPGGIYSTSKFAVRGLTESLRMALGPHNIGVSLLCPGLVRSNLVDTTLHLNTFGSAQSAGGPFAAGGSPLEAGMDPLAVGERVVEGIVGNEPYILPHGEFKDEVAESFGEILQSFPTNRDIDPKRQQFEAMRRQATTEAKRLAASIG; encoded by the coding sequence ATGAAAGATATCGAAGATAAGGTCGCGTTCATCACGGGAGGCGCGAGTGGGATCGGGTTCGGAATGGCCCGCGCGTTCCTGCAACATGGGGTGAAGGTCGTTATCGCGGACGTCCGTCAATCGCATCTCGATGCGGCGGCTTCCGCCCTCGATCGCTCCAACAAGAACTACCATCTGATCCGTCTGGACGTTACCGACCGCGAGTCAACGGCACGGGCGGCGACGGAGACCGAGAAGGTATTCGGCAAGGTCCACATACTCTGCAACAATGCAGGCGTATCGAGCATGGTGCCTATGGAAGACGCGAGCTTCGCGGATTGGGATTTTGTGATGAACATCAACGTCGGGGGCGTCGTCAACGGCGTCGCGACGTTCGTTCCCCGGATTCGAGCGCATGGAGAAGGTGGTCACATCGTCAACACCTCCTCGATGGCCGGCATTCTCGCTCTTCCAAATCCCGGCGGCATCTACTCGACATCCAAATTCGCGGTGCGCGGCCTGACGGAGTCGTTGCGAATGGCGCTCGGACCGCACAACATCGGCGTTTCGCTCCTTTGTCCCGGCCTAGTTCGCAGCAATCTCGTCGACACGACGCTTCACCTCAACACGTTCGGTTCTGCTCAATCGGCGGGCGGCCCGTTCGCGGCCGGCGGTTCGCCGTTGGAAGCCGGGATGGATCCTCTCGCCGTAGGCGAACGGGTGGTCGAAGGAATCGTCGGGAACGAGCCATACATTCTTCCGCACGGCGAATTCAAAGACGAAGTCGCAGAGTCGTTCGGAGAGATACTTCAGTCGTTCCCGACCAATCGAGACATCGATCCGAAACGGCAACAGTTCGAAGCGATGCGCCGGCAAGCGACGACGGAGGCCAAGCGCTTGGCTGCAAGCATTGGTTAG
- a CDS encoding ABC transporter substrate-binding protein — MRSAIAAAGLYVVWSVLAAPAVAEDEPGITATEIRIGQTMPYSGPVSAFGILGKGEVAYFKMVNDRGGINGRKVNLLSLDDSYVPPKTVEQTRRLIESDQVSFIFSTMGTAHNTAIAKYLQGKKVPQLFVASGASKFGDLTQFPLALMGVMAPFRNEARMYARYALQKKPEATFAVLAQNDDFGRDYLSGLKDVLGDRFDTAVTAATYEPTEPTIDSQIVKLKSTGADALVIAATPKFAAQAIRKTYEINWRPMTFLTNVSVWMSSVMEPAGLDAGTGIISSAYVKDPLDPAWADDPGVKGWRDYMAKYVPDGDVRDSNYVNSYNNGMGLEHVLKAAGDDLSRENILRQALSIKDLELPMLLPGIKVNTGESDHLPVEQLQFMRFTGKRWERFGEVLSTK, encoded by the coding sequence ATGCGAAGCGCTATCGCAGCTGCAGGGCTGTACGTGGTCTGGTCCGTTCTCGCGGCGCCGGCTGTAGCCGAAGACGAGCCCGGTATCACCGCGACCGAGATCCGCATCGGACAGACCATGCCCTATAGCGGGCCGGTGTCCGCCTTCGGCATCCTCGGCAAGGGCGAGGTCGCATATTTCAAGATGGTCAACGACCGCGGCGGCATCAACGGCCGCAAAGTCAACCTGCTCTCGCTCGACGACAGCTACGTGCCACCCAAGACCGTGGAGCAGACGCGCCGGCTGATCGAGAGCGACCAGGTTTCGTTCATCTTCTCGACTATGGGGACCGCGCATAACACGGCGATCGCCAAATATCTGCAGGGCAAGAAGGTGCCCCAGCTGTTCGTCGCCTCGGGCGCCTCGAAGTTCGGCGACCTTACGCAGTTTCCCCTGGCGCTGATGGGCGTGATGGCACCGTTCCGCAACGAGGCCCGCATGTATGCGCGCTATGCCCTGCAGAAGAAACCCGAGGCGACCTTCGCGGTGCTGGCGCAGAACGACGATTTCGGCCGCGATTACCTTTCCGGGCTCAAGGATGTGCTCGGCGATCGGTTCGACACGGCAGTCACGGCGGCGACCTACGAGCCGACCGAGCCGACGATCGACTCCCAGATCGTGAAGCTCAAATCGACCGGCGCGGATGCGCTCGTGATCGCCGCGACGCCGAAATTCGCTGCGCAGGCGATCCGCAAGACTTACGAGATCAACTGGCGTCCGATGACGTTCCTGACCAATGTGTCGGTATGGATGTCCTCGGTGATGGAGCCCGCCGGGCTCGACGCCGGCACCGGCATCATTTCGAGTGCCTATGTCAAAGATCCGCTCGATCCGGCCTGGGCGGACGACCCCGGCGTGAAGGGGTGGCGCGACTACATGGCCAAATACGTACCTGATGGCGATGTCCGCGACTCCAACTACGTCAACAGTTACAACAACGGCATGGGGCTGGAGCACGTGCTTAAGGCGGCCGGCGACGACCTCAGTCGCGAGAACATTCTGCGGCAGGCGCTGTCGATCAAAGACCTGGAATTGCCGATGCTACTGCCCGGCATCAAGGTCAATACCGGCGAGAGTGACCATCTGCCGGTCGAGCAGCTGCAGTTCATGCGCTTCACCGGCAAGCGGTGGGAGCGGTTCGGTGAGGTGCTCTCGACCAAGTAG
- a CDS encoding AraC family transcriptional regulator codes for MQATSNFGVQETHGILNRFQAEFRGSSEGLGWSSAFASVQRERPFEGHFHALSDNLMVLHRGGPVDITYVMEGKSVARHIPRGGVFFLPAGHACNVLLREPLESTHIYLRSDLFAGPDGSPGVISGLAPMLGDQDAVLEHLASAIGDTITGGLPASSLFIDPIAQAIANRFVAINFHKPSTEAGKHPNLLSGRQMARIREFVDANIDSDIRLDQLAELCGRSTEYFVRLFKATSGVSPYQYVLNLRIERARALLADETLSLAEIALACGFSHQEHFTRMFRRFTGITPGRYRHSH; via the coding sequence ATGCAGGCGACGTCGAATTTTGGGGTGCAGGAGACGCACGGGATCCTGAACCGCTTCCAGGCCGAATTCCGCGGCTCGAGCGAAGGGCTCGGCTGGTCGTCCGCATTTGCCTCGGTTCAGCGCGAACGACCGTTTGAGGGGCACTTCCACGCACTATCCGACAATCTGATGGTGTTACATCGGGGCGGCCCGGTCGACATCACGTATGTGATGGAGGGCAAGTCGGTCGCCCGGCACATCCCGCGCGGTGGCGTTTTCTTCCTGCCGGCGGGCCATGCATGCAACGTGCTCCTGCGCGAACCGCTGGAATCCACCCATATCTATCTGCGCTCCGACCTTTTCGCCGGCCCTGACGGGTCACCCGGCGTGATCAGCGGCCTCGCGCCGATGCTCGGCGATCAGGACGCTGTGCTGGAGCATCTTGCCTCGGCGATCGGTGATACCATCACCGGTGGTCTGCCGGCCTCGTCGCTCTTCATCGATCCGATCGCGCAAGCGATCGCCAACCGTTTCGTGGCGATCAACTTCCACAAGCCGAGCACGGAAGCCGGCAAGCATCCGAACCTGCTCAGTGGCAGGCAGATGGCACGCATTCGCGAATTCGTTGATGCCAATATCGATAGCGATATCCGCCTCGACCAGCTGGCGGAGCTGTGTGGCCGCAGCACCGAGTATTTCGTGCGGCTTTTCAAGGCGACCAGCGGCGTCTCGCCTTATCAATACGTGCTCAATTTGCGCATAGAGCGCGCCAGGGCGCTGCTTGCCGACGAGACCCTGAGTCTGGCCGAGATCGCGCTGGCTTGCGGCTTCTCCCATCAAGAGCATTTCACGCGGATGTTCCGCCGCTTTACTGGCATAACACCCGGACGATACCGACACAGCCACTAG
- a CDS encoding maleylacetate reductase, which yields MSIALVDAGGASVATAGDAGKGAFAYCSQQYRVLFGAGTSARLGEEAERLGIKRALVLTTSEQHDLGRRLGTGLGDRLAGLFTGARMHTPVEVTNEALRIVESRDIDGLVAIGGGSTVGLGKALSLRSGLPHIAMPTTYAGSEMTPILGETRNGIKTTQQSQDLVPDTVIYDVDLTISLPPHISAASGLNAIAHAVEALYAPDANPLTSLMAEDGIAALARALPRIVVAPADPGARRDALYGAWLCGVCLGAVGMSLHHKLCHVLGGMFNLPHAETHAIVLPHATAYNAAAASEAMTRVARALHSANAPQGLFDLARQLALPRALADIGMPEDGIARAAEMAVRNPYANPRPIDRAPIEQLIAAAWRGDAPAQD from the coding sequence ATGAGCATCGCGCTGGTCGATGCCGGAGGCGCGTCCGTTGCGACGGCCGGTGATGCCGGCAAGGGCGCGTTTGCCTATTGCTCGCAGCAATATCGCGTCCTGTTCGGTGCCGGCACCTCGGCGCGACTCGGCGAGGAGGCAGAGCGCCTCGGCATCAAGCGGGCGCTGGTGCTGACCACAAGTGAGCAGCACGACCTCGGGCGACGGCTCGGCACAGGCCTCGGTGACAGGCTCGCCGGACTGTTTACCGGCGCACGCATGCATACGCCGGTTGAAGTCACCAACGAAGCGCTTCGGATTGTGGAGTCCCGCGACATCGACGGGCTGGTCGCGATCGGCGGCGGCTCGACGGTCGGACTCGGCAAGGCGCTCTCGCTGCGCTCGGGATTGCCGCATATCGCGATGCCGACCACCTATGCCGGCTCCGAGATGACGCCGATTCTTGGCGAGACCCGCAACGGCATCAAGACCACGCAGCAATCCCAGGATCTGGTGCCGGATACCGTCATCTACGACGTCGATCTCACCATCAGCCTGCCGCCGCACATCTCCGCCGCCAGCGGCCTGAACGCGATCGCCCACGCCGTCGAGGCGCTTTATGCGCCCGACGCCAATCCTCTGACCTCGCTGATGGCGGAGGATGGCATCGCCGCGCTCGCCCGCGCGCTGCCGCGCATCGTGGTGGCGCCCGCCGATCCCGGCGCCCGTCGCGATGCGCTCTATGGCGCCTGGCTGTGCGGCGTCTGCCTCGGCGCGGTCGGCATGTCGCTGCACCACAAGCTCTGCCACGTGCTGGGCGGCATGTTCAACCTGCCGCATGCCGAAACTCACGCGATCGTGCTGCCGCACGCCACCGCCTACAACGCCGCCGCCGCGTCTGAGGCCATGACTCGCGTCGCGCGGGCGCTGCACAGCGCCAACGCTCCGCAGGGCCTGTTTGACCTTGCCCGGCAGCTCGCGCTGCCGCGCGCGCTCGCCGACATCGGAATGCCCGAGGACGGCATCGCACGCGCCGCGGAGATGGCGGTGCGCAACCCATATGCCAACCCCAGACCGATTGATCGCGCCCCGATCGAGCAATTGATCGCGGCAGCCTGGCGCGGCGATGCGCCCGCGCAGGACTGA
- a CDS encoding intradiol ring-cleavage dioxygenase, with protein sequence MANFNEHNLTDEVVRSFANTPNKRLKFLIEETVKSLHDLVRRTELTFEEWNQAIEFLTRTGQTCTPLRQEFILLSDVLGVSMLVDAVNHREREGATETTVLGPFYVGEHRVTPHGANISEGIDGEVMFVQGRVTDLAGKPLAGAEIDVWHADDDGFYDSQKADYATHGPSLRARFVADADGRFSFRTILPCSYPIPTDGPVGDLITATQRHPMRPAHVHFLVKAEGYEPLITHVFLDGDQYLRSDVVFGVKDELIARVEPRNEAALPNGEQVSGPWHLMTYDFQMKPGAGLVPRPMMAAE encoded by the coding sequence ATGGCCAATTTCAACGAGCATAACCTCACTGACGAGGTGGTTCGCAGCTTCGCCAACACGCCGAACAAGCGGCTGAAGTTCCTCATCGAGGAGACGGTGAAATCGCTGCACGATCTGGTGCGCCGCACCGAACTCACCTTCGAGGAATGGAATCAGGCGATCGAGTTCCTGACCCGCACCGGCCAGACCTGCACGCCGCTGCGCCAGGAGTTCATCCTGCTCTCCGACGTGCTCGGCGTCTCGATGCTGGTCGACGCGGTCAATCACCGCGAGCGCGAGGGCGCGACCGAGACCACGGTGCTCGGCCCGTTCTATGTCGGCGAGCACCGCGTTACGCCGCACGGTGCCAATATCTCCGAGGGCATCGACGGTGAAGTGATGTTCGTGCAGGGCCGCGTCACCGACCTCGCCGGCAAGCCGCTCGCCGGTGCCGAGATCGACGTCTGGCATGCCGACGACGACGGCTTCTACGATTCGCAGAAGGCCGATTACGCGACCCACGGTCCGTCGCTGCGCGCGCGCTTCGTCGCCGATGCCGACGGCCGCTTCTCGTTCCGCACTATCTTGCCGTGCAGCTATCCGATCCCGACCGACGGCCCGGTCGGCGATCTCATCACCGCCACGCAGCGTCATCCGATGCGCCCCGCGCATGTGCACTTCCTGGTCAAGGCCGAAGGCTACGAGCCGCTGATCACCCACGTCTTCCTCGACGGCGACCAATATCTGCGCAGCGACGTGGTGTTCGGCGTCAAGGACGAGCTCATCGCGCGCGTCGAGCCGCGCAACGAAGCAGCGCTGCCGAACGGCGAGCAGGTCTCCGGCCCGTGGCACCTGATGACTTACGACTTCCAGATGAAACCGGGCGCAGGGCTGGTGCCCCGGCCGATGATGGCGGCGGAATGA
- a CDS encoding FAD-dependent monooxygenase — translation MTIATNNTTKERMMTSKPIETDVLVVGSGPAGATAAALLGMYGVKHILVTKYGWLADTPRAHITNQRAMEVLRDLGLEDKAVAQAVPQHLMANNVFCESLAGEEFGRLYSWGNHPSRKADYDLSSPTRICDLPQNLLEPILIEAAGQRGTSLCFNTEFVDLVQDADGVTATVKDRLSGETYQIRAKYLIGADGGRSRVAEVIGLPMEGQMGRAGSMNIIVQADLSKYVAHRPSVLYWVLQPGAEIGGIGAGLIRMVRPWNEWLIIWGYDIEQGERKLSNDEAISIVRNLVGDETLEVKVRSTSTWTVNEMYAGHYASGRVFCVGDAVHRHPPTNGLGSNTSIQDSYNLCWKLKLVLEGHAAPSLLETYSAERQPVGKQIVTRANKSIGDFPPIFEAVGLVASTDPIEARKAIAARKAPTAEGKARRKKLYEAIANKSYEFNCHGVEMNQRYGSTAVVSDGTPMPAFSRDHELYYQATTWPGAHLPHVWVEHQGKRKSTLDLVGKGRFTLLTGIGGDGWKAAAAAIEKAYGLPVDVVTIGPQGCDALDIYADWYRQSEVDEDGCVLVRPDMYVAWRAREAAVNAPDVLLDVFGQILGRSAKAQAKSVAAA, via the coding sequence ATGACGATCGCAACCAACAACACGACCAAGGAGAGGATGATGACCAGCAAACCGATCGAGACCGACGTGCTTGTCGTCGGCAGCGGCCCGGCCGGCGCGACGGCGGCAGCGCTGCTCGGCATGTACGGCGTCAAGCACATCTTGGTGACGAAATATGGCTGGCTGGCTGACACGCCGCGCGCCCACATCACCAACCAGCGTGCGATGGAGGTGCTGCGCGATCTCGGCCTCGAGGACAAGGCGGTGGCGCAGGCGGTGCCGCAGCATCTGATGGCCAACAACGTGTTCTGCGAAAGCCTCGCCGGCGAGGAGTTCGGCCGGCTCTATTCCTGGGGCAATCATCCCTCGCGCAAGGCGGATTACGATCTCTCCAGTCCGACCCGGATCTGCGACCTGCCGCAGAATTTGCTCGAGCCGATCCTGATCGAGGCCGCCGGCCAGCGCGGCACTTCGCTGTGCTTCAACACCGAGTTCGTCGACCTGGTGCAGGATGCCGACGGCGTCACGGCAACGGTGAAGGATCGGCTATCCGGCGAGACCTACCAGATCCGCGCGAAGTATCTGATCGGCGCCGATGGCGGCCGCAGCCGGGTTGCCGAGGTGATCGGGCTGCCGATGGAGGGGCAGATGGGCCGCGCCGGCAGCATGAACATCATCGTGCAGGCGGACTTAAGCAAATACGTCGCGCACAGGCCGAGTGTACTCTATTGGGTGCTGCAGCCTGGCGCTGAGATCGGCGGCATCGGCGCCGGCCTGATCCGAATGGTGCGGCCCTGGAACGAATGGCTGATCATCTGGGGCTACGACATCGAGCAGGGCGAGCGCAAGCTCTCTAATGACGAGGCGATCTCGATCGTGCGCAATCTCGTCGGCGACGAGACGTTGGAGGTCAAGGTTCGCTCGACCTCGACCTGGACCGTGAACGAGATGTATGCCGGCCACTACGCCTCCGGCCGCGTGTTCTGCGTCGGCGATGCCGTGCACCGCCATCCGCCGACCAACGGCCTCGGCTCCAACACCTCGATCCAGGACTCCTATAATTTGTGCTGGAAGCTGAAGCTGGTGCTCGAGGGCCATGCGGCGCCGTCGCTGCTCGAGACCTATTCGGCTGAGCGCCAGCCGGTCGGCAAGCAGATCGTGACCCGCGCCAACAAGAGCATCGGCGACTTCCCGCCGATCTTCGAGGCGGTGGGACTTGTCGCCTCGACCGATCCGATTGAGGCGCGCAAGGCGATCGCCGCGCGCAAGGCGCCGACCGCCGAGGGCAAGGCGCGCCGCAAGAAGCTCTATGAGGCCATCGCCAACAAGAGCTACGAGTTCAACTGCCACGGCGTCGAGATGAACCAGCGCTATGGCTCGACCGCCGTGGTGTCCGACGGAACGCCGATGCCGGCCTTCAGCCGCGATCACGAACTTTATTATCAGGCCACCACCTGGCCCGGCGCGCACTTGCCGCATGTCTGGGTCGAGCATCAGGGCAAGCGCAAATCGACGCTCGATCTTGTCGGCAAGGGCCGTTTCACGCTGCTCACCGGGATCGGGGGCGATGGCTGGAAGGCGGCGGCTGCCGCGATCGAGAAGGCCTACGGCCTGCCGGTCGATGTCGTCACCATCGGCCCGCAAGGCTGCGATGCGCTCGACATTTATGCCGACTGGTATCGCCAGAGCGAAGTCGACGAGGACGGCTGCGTGCTGGTGCGTCCCGACATGTATGTCGCCTGGCGCGCCAGAGAGGCGGCAGTGAATGCCCCCGACGTGCTGCTCGACGTGTTCGGCCAGATCCTCGGCCGTAGCGCGAAGGCGCAGGCGAAGTCCGTCGCCGCCGCGTGA